A DNA window from Mesobacillus jeotgali contains the following coding sequences:
- a CDS encoding deoxynucleoside kinase: MEGTPFITVEGPIGIGKTSLARAISERFQFALLKEIVDENPFLGKFYDNIEEWSFQTEMFFLCNRYKQLGDINEHYLSQNKPVVADYHIMKNLIFAQRTLNEQEYRKYLDIYQILTKDMPKPNVIIYLNASLDTLLKRIKMRGREVEKNISPLYLEQLSIDYEQAMIQFENDHPEIPVLRFSGDDLDFVKHEEDLQLIIDQLTASLRKRSVQP, translated from the coding sequence GTGGAAGGAACACCTTTTATAACGGTTGAAGGACCGATCGGGATCGGGAAAACATCATTGGCTCGTGCCATTTCCGAGAGGTTCCAATTTGCACTTTTAAAGGAAATCGTCGATGAAAATCCATTTTTGGGGAAATTTTACGATAATATCGAAGAATGGAGTTTCCAGACAGAAATGTTTTTCCTCTGCAATCGATATAAGCAGCTTGGAGATATTAATGAACATTACCTCAGCCAAAACAAACCTGTCGTAGCTGATTATCATATCATGAAAAACCTCATTTTCGCCCAGCGCACACTGAATGAGCAGGAGTACAGAAAATATTTAGATATTTATCAAATCCTGACAAAAGATATGCCTAAGCCTAATGTTATCATCTATTTGAATGCCAGCCTTGATACACTGCTGAAACGCATCAAGATGCGCGGCCGTGAAGTAGAAAAGAACATAAGTCCTTTATACTTAGAGCAATTATCGATAGATTATGAACAAGCTATGATTCAATTTGAGAATGACCACCCTGAAATCCCTGTCCTCCGTTTCAGCGGCGATGACCTTGATTTCGTTAAACATGAGGAAGACCTCCAGCTGATCATTGACCAGCTAACCGCATCATTAAGAAAAAGGAGCGTACAACCATGA
- a CDS encoding LysM peptidoglycan-binding domain-containing protein, translating to MQIHVVQQGQTLTQIARLYGSSVADITEANELPNPNNLVVGQAMVIPIVGSFYFVQPGDSLWSISRRFGITPQELARINGITVNQPLSVGFRLYIPQRPKPNAEFNAYVEPRGNTVAPALETAAREAAPYLTYLAPFSFQALRDGSLKEPMLNNFPAIAEANNNILMMVITNQENDQFSDELGRILLNDIAIQDKFLNNIVATAKKYGFRDIHFDFEFLRPADREAYNRFLRKARDRFKQEGWFISTALAPKTSAAQTGAWYTAHDYRAHGEIVDFVVIMTYEWGYSGGPAQAVSPIGPVRQVLEYAASEMPSQKIMMGQNLYGYDWTLPFVQGSVARAVSPQQAIQIAANNNVPIQYNTRSQAPTFRYTAADGKQHEVWFEDARSIQAKFDLIKELNLRGMSYWKLGLSFPQNWLLIQENFNVVKR from the coding sequence ATGCAAATTCATGTGGTACAACAAGGACAGACATTGACGCAGATCGCCCGGTTATACGGGTCGTCTGTTGCAGATATAACCGAGGCAAATGAACTGCCTAACCCGAACAATCTGGTCGTGGGCCAGGCAATGGTCATCCCCATTGTCGGCAGTTTCTACTTTGTCCAGCCAGGTGACAGCTTGTGGTCCATTTCACGTAGATTCGGAATCACTCCGCAGGAACTTGCCAGAATTAATGGTATTACGGTAAATCAGCCGCTTTCAGTCGGTTTCCGGCTCTATATTCCCCAGCGGCCAAAGCCGAATGCGGAGTTCAATGCATATGTAGAACCACGCGGAAACACAGTAGCCCCTGCACTTGAAACCGCTGCAAGAGAGGCTGCACCCTACCTGACATACCTTGCACCCTTCAGTTTTCAGGCTCTTCGTGATGGTTCTTTGAAGGAGCCGATGCTGAACAATTTCCCTGCCATTGCCGAGGCCAACAACAATATATTGATGATGGTCATTACCAACCAGGAGAATGACCAGTTCAGTGATGAGCTTGGCCGTATCCTCCTGAATGACATCGCAATTCAGGACAAATTCCTGAACAATATTGTTGCCACTGCCAAAAAATATGGTTTCCGGGATATTCATTTTGACTTTGAATTCCTGCGCCCAGCAGACCGCGAAGCATATAACCGGTTCTTAAGGAAGGCAAGAGACCGGTTCAAACAGGAAGGCTGGTTCATATCTACTGCGCTTGCCCCTAAAACAAGCGCTGCACAGACGGGTGCCTGGTATACTGCGCATGACTACAGAGCACACGGGGAAATAGTCGATTTCGTCGTCATCATGACCTATGAATGGGGCTACAGCGGCGGACCTGCCCAGGCAGTTTCGCCCATTGGCCCTGTCCGCCAGGTGCTGGAGTACGCCGCCAGTGAAATGCCTTCCCAGAAAATCATGATGGGCCAGAACCTTTATGGCTATGATTGGACACTTCCATTTGTCCAGGGGTCGGTTGCACGTGCCGTCAGTCCACAGCAAGCCATCCAGATCGCCGCCAATAATAATGTGCCGATCCAGTACAACACAAGATCCCAGGCACCGACCTTCCGATACACAGCAGCAGACGGAAAACAGCACGAAGTCTGGTTTGAGGATGCCCGTTCCATCCAGGCAAAATTTGACTTGATCAAGGAGCTGAACCTGAGAGGAATGAGCTATTGGAAGCTGGGACTCTCCTTCCCGCAAAACTGGCTGCTCATCCAGGAGAACTTTAATGTAGTGAAAAGATAA
- a CDS encoding isochorismatase family cysteine hydrolase, with translation MPKTALLIIDMINDFKFDAGEDLAKNTKNIIDPILTLKKSFNERDMPVIYINDHYNLWQADFEKIMDYCSNETSSEIIKKIAPEKNKDYFLIKPKHSAFYGTALHTLLQQLKVDTLVLAGIAGNICVLFTANDAYMREYNLIIPEDLLASNNEKDNEYALTMMKNVLSAETRPSVKLDL, from the coding sequence ATGCCAAAGACTGCTTTATTGATCATCGATATGATCAATGACTTTAAATTCGATGCAGGGGAAGACCTTGCAAAAAATACAAAAAACATCATCGACCCCATTTTAACCTTAAAGAAATCTTTCAATGAAAGGGACATGCCCGTTATCTATATTAATGACCATTATAATCTATGGCAGGCTGATTTTGAAAAAATCATGGATTATTGCTCGAATGAAACAAGCTCAGAAATCATCAAAAAAATAGCTCCTGAAAAGAACAAGGATTATTTCCTGATAAAGCCAAAGCATTCCGCTTTTTATGGCACAGCGCTTCATACCCTTCTCCAGCAATTGAAGGTCGATACTCTAGTTCTAGCTGGAATCGCCGGGAACATTTGTGTGCTTTTCACAGCGAATGATGCCTATATGCGTGAATACAACCTCATCATACCAGAGGACTTGCTTGCCTCCAATAATGAAAAGGACAATGAATATGCGCTGACAATGATGAAAAACGTCTTGTCAGCTGAAACAAGGCCTTCTGTGAAGCTTGATTTATAA
- the tadA gene encoding tRNA adenosine(34) deaminase TadA, producing MEAQLTQDEQFMLEAIEEAKKAGQMDEVPIGAVIVLDGEIIGRAHNLRETRQNSIAHAEVLAIDEACKKLGTWRLEDSVLYVTLEPCPMCAGAIMLSRVKKVVYGAKDPKGGCAGTFMNILQDERFNHQSEVVSGVLETECGSLLSDFFRDLRKKNKLKKKQAKEELEQQTGIDIG from the coding sequence ATGGAAGCTCAACTGACCCAGGATGAACAATTCATGCTAGAAGCAATAGAGGAAGCGAAAAAGGCTGGGCAAATGGATGAGGTGCCGATTGGCGCTGTTATCGTCCTGGATGGTGAAATCATTGGCCGGGCCCATAATCTGCGCGAAACGAGGCAAAACTCCATTGCCCATGCTGAGGTACTTGCGATTGACGAGGCCTGCAAGAAACTTGGCACGTGGCGGCTTGAGGATTCCGTGCTGTACGTAACTTTGGAGCCATGCCCGATGTGTGCGGGGGCAATCATGCTTTCCCGGGTGAAAAAAGTGGTTTATGGAGCGAAGGATCCGAAGGGCGGATGCGCCGGTACCTTCATGAATATTCTCCAGGACGAGCGCTTCAACCATCAAAGTGAAGTGGTGAGCGGTGTTCTGGAAACGGAATGCGGATCACTGTTATCCGATTTTTTCAGGGATTTGCGAAAAAAGAACAAACTGAAAAAGAAACAGGCAAAAGAGGAACTGGAACAACAGACAGGAATTGACATTGGATAA